The Polypterus senegalus isolate Bchr_013 chromosome 5, ASM1683550v1, whole genome shotgun sequence genome includes the window GGCCCGCCCAAGAACTGTAAGAGCGGGCCAATCACGGCTCGTATCAGCTGCCAAGACTCCAAACGTTCGGACCAGACACGCTGCTCGTTATTTAAAACCGAGGACTGACCAACCGATCCCGTGATCTTTTCCGCTGTCATTCATGTCTGCCGTCATCTTTACGCCTTATTATTGTCCTTTatggatttctttgttttttttttctatcatatgTTTAAGACAATGTCATGACGACCTTTTGCTGCCGTGTTTAGGTTCACtcgtgttatttatttttggttattttaaacCAACAGTATATGGAGTATGTATTGGAGTATGAAGTcgttatatttataaaatgaatgtgtATAATCGTATAACAACTGCAAATACATGGAATGCTAATAGTTCAGTGAAATTATTAAATATACGATTATAAcattccactgacagactgaggaaatcgatcctctcccacactatgcgactcttcaattccacccggggggtaaacgttaaaagttaacattatacaaagttattgtctgttttacctgcattgttattactctttaattcaatattgttttgtaatcagtatgctgctactggagtatgtggatttcctcttgggattaataaagtatctatctatctatctatcttatattttaaatgtatggttatacatccaaccattatccaacccgctatatcctagtcacgtgggtcttctggagccaatcccagccaacacagtgcgcaaggcagggaacaaaccccgggcagggcacacccacccacacacacacacaggacaatttactGTAGAATCGCCGatacacctcacctgcatgtctttggactgtgggaggaaaccggagtatgtGCTAAATATGTAAACGTTGTCATTTAGATTCTTTACAAAGTTTGATGGTTTGTATGTACAGTTTAACATAAATTGCCACCTTTTTGCAATATAAATACAGTTTTTCACGGAACCTTATTATACCATATTTGTATATGCtagataattataaataattacagCATAGAATACATTTATAGCTATTTCATGATAACTGTACGTTTATTTAAATATGGATTATATTTTGCAATGTAGATACAGTTTAccttgaatgtttttgtttttgtaattggcTTATTTATGTTTGTCCCTAATTTAGACAATTTATTTCACTGAAAGACTTTGTGTGTAGATGTTATAAGATTACACACGCTTGTTGAAAGAGGTACATTTTTTGTTATAGGTCAGCAATAGTCCTGGTCACACATGCGCGTCACAGTGGCACCTTCAGGCTCGTCACGGGTACGCAATACCCGGCTggggcgagagggggcgctgcgGCCAACATACTCGTCTTTCCTCCCACCGGGAAATGAACCCCGCCCTTTCCAGCAGAAGGGGCTATAAAAGTCCGACCCCTCATGATGACGGCGTCTCATCTGGACCCGAGTTACGGAGACCCCCGTGACTGACCCGCTCTTCAGAGTGTCGAGCTTGAAAAAGGAGTAGGCTGAAATTTACTATTATTTCCAGTTTGTGCCTaagattttgttacattttagttcAAGAATCAAAAGGGGCGACCACGTTGGGACCCCAACACTCTTGGGACTCACCCTGCATTTATTTATCTGTCCACACACATTTAACTGTAGAATATTTGCAAACATTTACGATATGTAGGTACAGTTAATCTTGAATGTTCTTATTTCTTTTCTAAATTTCACAGTCTGTCCCTAATTTAAACAAACAGTATACAGCTGCTGAACATTTCAAGTTTACTATCATGTGTACAAACTGCAATGAAAGTCTTATTGTatgtaacatttatatttttattaactgtCGTTTGGCTGACACTTTAATTCAAAGACGACTCCATTTTTGTTttcccaggcaggtgaagtgactcgctTAGGGTCGCACTGTATCTGTCGTGGGATCTGAAGCAACAACTTGTGAAGTCCAAAGCCTCAGCCACTgagccataataataataataataataataataataatgaactgtggtgggctggcggggtttgtttcctgccttgcgccctgtctgtgtttgctgggattggctccagcagacccacgtgaccctgtgttaggctatagagggttggatactggatggatggataataatgaaTGCATTTAGTTTATATTGTACTTTTCACAAAGCGCTTGGCACCTATTTGAACAATTACAAAAGGAATAATAGCACAGACAAAgatcaaattaaaaacattagaTACAAACAAATACCAAACATTAAAAGCCAAATAACAGATTAATACAAGAAACAACACACAGGAAAAattgcaaataaagaaaatactaGAAGAGAGATGACAGCAGAAAATACAATTTCTGTTTTAGGGTTAAATGCAGGAATATCAACTAAGATGTTAAATTGTCATCAACAATGACTGTCTGGGAAAAAAAGATTTCACAGATTTTGTAGTTCAGTCTCTTCAGACCAGCTGACAATAAAACAACACCagcaaaaaacaacacaaatataatAGTATGAagcattataaatataaatatatctcCATAAGGCGATGCAAAAATGTGTACACTTGACGAGCCCCGAAACATgggttgtgtactctttgtattatgtGATactgtatcacacacacacacacacatagatagatagagtgaaaggcactatataatagatagaaagatagagtgaaaggcactatataatagatagaaagatagagtgaaaggcactatataatagatagaaagatagagtgaaaggcactatataatagatagaaagatagagtgaaaggcactatataatagatagatagaaagatagatttccagacacacacacacagacacgatTGAGTGTCCCGTTATCTTACCGCCTGTGAATGGAAGCTGTCCGTGAATCTATTGGTGCCTGTTTCAGCGGCCCTTTGCTGTTGACTAAAATGCGTTCAGTTGTTTAGTTCTACGTATATAAACATGTACATTtacaacatttacaaatattttttgttgccaTCAAACCACTTTCATTGAACTTGCCGATTTAAATTCTCTGCTTTCCAGTGAAGCCGCCGTAACGAAACCCCCTGACCTGCAGATGGCAGTAAAAGATCGTTGAGCCTGTTTTGGTCGCTCGTTCAACTCCGGAAACAGGGGGCGGGGCGATGCGATGCGGGGCGGGATTGGCGCAGTCGCCCAGCAGTTCAGGAAGCGTCTGGAGGAGTGGAGAGGTGGAGTGGCGAGTGATTTAACGCCATGGACAGAATCGCTAAAGGTGCCTTTTCTAATTACTGTCAGTCGTCGAGACACGGGAAGCTTGTTCGTTGTCTCGTTTCGCTTTTCTTTCCGTGATTTTTACCGCGTTCGTGAGCCAAGAGAGTCCTCGGTGTTTCCACTCGTGACGCCTCGTCTTCCTACCTCGTTGTGTTCGCGTGATCAAATCTCCGCCAACAGGCACTCTGTCTTGGCACGGCCAATACGCTCAATTCGCGTACTCATTCATAATGCATGTGGCATAACAATGATGCaggttataaaaaatatattaacatttttcagACGCTGTTTGAATGCCCaggttcagtgttttgttttcgGTTATCATGCTGGAAAAacgatgttgttgttttttttaaacgtttAAGCCTTTATTTAAAAGCAGCCTAAAGTCCCATGAAGAACGTTACGTTAAGCACACAATTCTACTTTATGGAGTTGTCGCAGACATATCTGCTTAAAAAAAATGTGACGAGGCCAGAGTCTGGTTAAGCTGTAAActggctgtgctacccatctgtCATGACTTGAAGTCAAAGTAATCACTTTATACTTCTGCTTAAACATGTCCtgtgcaccatctgctggaatacaTTTAGAAATGTGTGTATTAATGAACTGCACCATCAGATGGGCGCCTCCCCAACATTAGTTGTAATCAGGTGCATTGCTTAAAATGttggtgatgcgccatctgttggaacgacagaGACACTTGccgttttattaaggtggacaagCGGTTTGTCATTTTACTGGACTGTCTTTAAGTGATGTGTCTGCTGCCCAGATTATTATTTGATATCTGGTTTAAGTAGCCTCATCTGTAAAATAAAGTACCTTTATggtaattaatgaattaatcaaAAATGCTTGCCAGCCTCCCATGGCTTTGTGATGCCTTGCTGCAGTACAGCAGTCCTATTGATTAGCTTTGTATTGCTCccagttctttaaaaaaattcacTTGCCTACCATTCATGGCCTGTTCAGATACTTTGTTGTcccttttgtgttcttttttttcccccagatgcCCACTGTGTGTTGTTTCGATgaacagcatttatttttagGATTGTCTCTGGAGTTAATGGAAGTATCTCTTTAAATGAAGTTGTACTCACTTTATTTATctgactgtatgtttttttttccccttcagtccatttttagattagataaactttattaatcccatagaaAAACTGAGACTGCTGGGGACTCAAAGGAGGGCCTGGGCAGCAGCGCCCTTCACGTCAGGATTTGTCGTGCCCAGTGTGGTGCTGTGTGTCTTTCTGCCTTGTGGCACCGATCAGACTGAGccgcacagcactctgggtaattcCGTTAAAGGGGTCATCTCCCGTGTTCCATGCTGTAAACACACAAAGACGTGACCTTTAAGATGCTGGCTGGCTATTACGCCAACATGAAGTCACATTGCCTGGTTTCACTTGCATGCCCAGTTTTGCacgttttgtgttttatgttcagATGTGTTTGCAAGTCTTCACCAAACCCAAAGACcttggcaccagtccatcacagagcccgtTCACTGGAAATGCCAGTTAACCCGTGGATGTGGGAGGACGACTGGAGTTCCTGTGGGGCACCCTGGCCGAACACACAAACTCCTCACGGGTGTGGCATTCCATGAGGTGGCAGGGCTGACCACCGCACTCCCACGCTGCCCAGGGATGCATTCCATGTGGTTACGTCAAAACGCAGAATAACTTGTGACAAAGACACAAAATGTTAGCACATTATGTACAGAAAAGAATGGTTTCTTTTTTAAACCAGTTTCCTAAAGCGgtactgtgacgatgtgggttctggctccacactcccatctgattttgggaacccttgaacccaacaccgtcgataatgaaaccgagagagcgagtcaatggaggcaaacaaacaattgagcaaggggtggtgcaaaaagtgaatagggcttttatttaaaattgtccatcaaaaccaaacagtgttccaataaatagtgcagttcattcaataaataatccaataaaacagaagtgaaagtggaggttaaaaccattggaagagacaaaacaatcctttaaaacgagaggttagaaatcttctttaggaagcagtcctaaaacaacaaacaaactcggtgcttcttttaacatgtgactcccctgcatctcccagtccaggcttcgcaacagaggAGCCACACTTTctatgcagctgccctcctacaacacacattcgagactggagacctcccgatccctggctccggtatggcactcatcccagcctcggagaacttggtttccaccaacggccaggtcgcccacgttggggattccaaccaccaagtctccTTTCcgcggcctctctgcggccagtcgccttccctggtcactcccgctacctaatcgctcagcgggagcgacatccaactcaaacgcctgggtgtaggcccaacaccccaggccctcgcagctgcccgtgagcgctcgttcgttcgctcgctctctcgctctctcaccgacctgcctcctcatctgctcccggtaacctcttTCCTTGCCTTTCCCTCTCCGATTGTTTCTTTTTCACCTGCtttcaaccgacttgcgcttctttttataacgtgaggggccatcacagctgtagcattagccacgggagcaatcacgaatgtgggcagttcctcacctgtgcacacggtgagaaacgcccacatcgacgactgccccgcggctaatgctacaacatcgcccccctcacgaagccgcctcgggtgcggtgattatttaaaaatggcctttgctcagtgagctgtggacccgctataccacatataCACGTTTTACTTTTACACTGCAGATCCCACCTGCCTGAGTGGCTCTGTGTGGCTGATTTGTGTCATTTATTCAAATCCCTCTTGTGTTTCTGTAGATGTTGGGGACATTCAGTCCAGGCTGTTTGATCACAAGCCGGTCCTCCAAGGGGAGATTCGCTACTTCGTAAGAGAATTTGAGGTTTGTGAtttctgttaaacatggcggctCTGCAGTCCTCGCTCACCGGTGTGCAGCCTTTAACAGTTTCCATTTTCATAGGAGAAGCGAGGCCTGCGGGAGAAGCGGCTGCTGGACAACGTGAACAGCATGATTAGTGAAGTCCACGGCCGAGGCGTCCCTGAGCTACAGGACAGCATGCAGAGCAGCACCAGTGCGATTTTAATGAGACGTGAGTATGCCGGCGACTAAAGGGGTCTTCTTTAAAGTAAGTCCGGTGCAGTGGCTGAGTGTTTGACATGTCGAGTTCAGGGGTCTCCTTTAGTGCAAGTGTGGGTGGATCTTTTGTGAGATCCACGCTAATGGCTGTGTAATCCTGCAGTGAATGGTAGCTGTTTCGTGAGGTGGGCTGCACATTCTTGACTGTGTGTACGTACAGTAAACTCGGAGGATTCAGACCCTTGTATTACAGATTTCTTTTGACATTGTAATATTTCTGCACTTAAATAATCCATAAGGACCAAGTAAAAGCATTAAAGGTTTGCACATTTGTTAAAAACCGAAATCTCTCATTTGTCCAGGTATGCAGGCCCTTAACTCGGTGCTTTGTAGGACCCACTTTAGCAGCGGCTGCACCACCAATCGTGGTGTTCAAGTCTCTACAAGCATTGCACCCCTCGATTTAGGAAGTTTATGTCCTTCTCcttggcagatcctctccagctcGGATCGACTGGATGggaagcttctgtaaaatgccatcATCAGGTCTCTGCTCTGTGGGGGGCTTTGGCTGGGCCCCTCAAGGACACTTGGAgatttgtcccaaagccactctagCGCTTGTCTTGGCTGCAGACTTTGTTATTGAACCATCGTCACAGTCTGAGGTGACgtgtactctggagcaggttttttttttttttacaaggacctctctgtattagGTGGCATTCATCTTTCCGCCAGTTCCGACCAATCTCCCTCTCACTGCTGTTAAGAAACACTCACAAAGCATGACATGATGCTGCTGCCACTGTGATTCATTGCAAGGTTGGCATTGAGCAGgtggtgagcagtgcctggtctctACCAGGCATCTTGCTTGGTCTTCGGCCCACAGAGCTCGATTTCGGCCTCATTGGACTAGAGAGTCCTTTCCCTCATGCTGTcagatgtctcttattcgggagTGGCCTCCATCTCTTCACTTGACCATAAAGCCCCGATTAatggagtgctgctaagatgatctcagcagaggatttctgaagctctgttggAGTCACCTCCCTGCCCAAAGTCCTCCTGAGGAGTCTGTCATCTCTCAGTTATGGTGGCCACTGTGGCTCATGAGCTTTCCACATGGTTTGATCCCCTTGGCCTGATTCaggcctcaccacaatttgatcacgaaggtctacagagagttcattggacgtcatggcttggtttttgtcctgtcatgccgtgtgaattgtgggacctcctGTACACAGGTACGTTGGGTGGGGGGGGCTTTCTAAACAAGTTCAGCTTGTCACAGGTGAACTCCAGTCAAGTTCCAGAAACATCACCATGAGAACGAAAGCAAACAAAGTGGagagccacagcaaagggtccgaGAACGTACTGGAAGGAGAGATTTCACTTTCTgagttttaatgaatttgcagacCATCCTGTAAGCCTGTTGTCACTTTGACATTGCGGGTTATTGAGTGTGGAattttcagattcttctttaaaattaaattgacagCACAGTGAAGTGTGgataaagtgaaggggtctgaatcacCCTGTGTGTGAACCCACTGTGAGTGTGtacagtgtgtgtataaatatactgtacatatacatactgtggtctagcgggtccacagctctcgtcaaaggccagttttaagtaaataaggGGGTGAGCTGGCTGAAGAGGGTCTCAGGGTGATTCGTGGTGTGGGCGTTTATcgcctagtgcacaggtgagaaatcaTCCGCGTCCGTGATTGTTTTCTGGGGGCTACTGATTGGCCACGACAGCCACGTCCTCTTAAttaaatagaagcacgaggcgGTTTagggaagaggaagaaaaagaaggaaaagacgGAGGTTGCTGGGAAGCAGAGCGGAGAAAGCCGGCGCGAGAGCGAAGGGGAGCGAGTGAGTGAGAGCAGGCTCGAGTGCAGTTGGACTGTGAAGGAGAACATGTGACAGCAGAAAAAGGTggacaagcaacagggataagcgcagccttgagaggattgtgcaGAATTTGGGGGTCTGCGGCCGGAGTcggtgcttcaagagccaccacactcACAGACGTGTATCGgggacatgggctacaactgtcacagcatGCCTGGTGTCAACCAGAGGCAACGTCAGCAGCGCCTcacctgggctaaggagaaaacggaCTGGACTGTTAACAGCTGAGTGGCCcgaagtcctcttttcagatccaTTTGGAACTCAAGGTCCCAGAGTCGGGAGAGGCACAGAGTCCCAAGTtccttgaggtccagtgtgaagtttccacagtcagtgatgatttggggagcc containing:
- the bloc1s5 gene encoding biogenesis of lysosome-related organelles complex 1 subunit 5 isoform X2 yields the protein MDRIAKDVGDIQSRLFDHKPVLQGEIRYFVREFEEKRGLREKRLLDNVNSMISEVHGRGVPELQDSMQSSTSAILMRLEAANHMTQRILQRDSVKEQSDSPPASREKYQSEWEEFMKEQTRRKEEVDEEHAKAVTRLSAHYGELERDLAKFTTF